The DNA region TGGCATCACTCGCCTGGGCGGACCCGGAGGAAGACTGGCGCAACCACACTGCCCGTATCCTCCTCAGTGATGGCCTGCTCGAACTGACGCGGCAGGTCAACACCGAGCTGCACCTGACTCTGCTGGCCTCGCTCAGGGAGCTGTCGCGCGAATAGCTCTCGCATGGGGTGAGGATGCCGCCGGCCGTTCACCTGAGCAAGAAGTCCAGGGCCATGTGCTGAAATCGCTTCCGGTCACCCAGGCTCTGGAACACCCTCCGCGTCGTCCTGCAAGAGAAGCGACAGAACCGCCGGGGTCAGATGGAGGGCATGCGAAGTCTCCTGCGCGGCACCTTGCTCAGCCTTCTCCTCACAGGCGTGGCCCACTCGCAAGCCGGTCCCCCACCGGGCGTGCGCACTGCCCTCGAAGGCACCTTCTCCCGGTGCGGACTGCACCTCGTCCGCAGCGCTCATCTTGACCGGGTGGCGGCGGCCTATGCCCGCCTCGGTACGGTGAAGCAGGCCGCCGCAGTGGCTGGCTACGCCTATCAGAAGATGCAGGGGTTGCGGATGAACGGTCCCCTCTCCTTCATCGTGCAGTCCGTCGGGGAACGCTGTGTCGAGTTCCGCGAAGCACAACTCATCGCCTACGGTGTCGCTCCCTACGGCCGGGGCTACGCCCTGATCGTCGCCGACCCCAGAATTCCCCCCAATCTTCGAGGCCCTTCCACGGAGGGCAAGGCTCTGCTGAACGCCACCAACGCGGTTCGGGCAAAGGGCGCCGACTGCGGCGGGAAGTGGATGCCCCCCGCGCCTCCGCTGGCCTGGGACGACCGGCTGTTCGCTGCCGCGCAACTCTACGCCCAGCGGCTGGCGACCCTGAACTTTACCGGCCACATCGACCCATACACCGGCCAGGGCCCGCAGGACAGAGCGCAACGGGTGGGCTTTCGGGGTGCCGTCGGGGAGAACCTGCAACATGGGCGCAACACCGCGCTGCTGGCAGTGCAGAGCCTGGTGACCAGCCCAGGGCACTGCGAGAACATGCTTGACCCCCGCTGGACGGTGATGGGGGGAAGTTACTGGGCCAGCGAGAACAGCAACTATGGCATCCACTGGGTGCAGCTCTTCGGGCGGTTCTGAAGGTGGTCACCTCGCTGCCAGCACCCTCTGGAAACCCGACTGCCAGTTATCGTTGAAACAGTTGAGCCAGCTCTTCCGCCTCCTGAGCTGTGACCGCCGAACAACGTCGAAGGCTGGGTTCAGCCGTGATGCGTGACAGGTGAGGCTCTTCCTGCTCAATCTGCGGACGCTGATCGGATCGCTCCCCAGACACGGCGGTCTACCTCTTCGAGAAGGAACGTCTGCCCGGTGAGCACGTCTCCACCCTGGTCGGTCGTCCCGTGGACAGCCGACCTGCCGCAGAGTATGAACTCAACGCCCTCCTGCTCTGGCGGGCGCGCCACCGGGCATG from Deinococcus aetherius includes:
- a CDS encoding CAP domain-containing protein encodes the protein MRSLLRGTLLSLLLTGVAHSQAGPPPGVRTALEGTFSRCGLHLVRSAHLDRVAAAYARLGTVKQAAAVAGYAYQKMQGLRMNGPLSFIVQSVGERCVEFREAQLIAYGVAPYGRGYALIVADPRIPPNLRGPSTEGKALLNATNAVRAKGADCGGKWMPPAPPLAWDDRLFAAAQLYAQRLATLNFTGHIDPYTGQGPQDRAQRVGFRGAVGENLQHGRNTALLAVQSLVTSPGHCENMLDPRWTVMGGSYWASENSNYGIHWVQLFGRF